Below is a genomic region from Clostridia bacterium.
TGAAATTATCAACAAATAAAAAGGTAGGAGGAGAACAGAATGTCAAAGGAGAAATATGTAAGGACTAAACCCCACATAAATATAGGAACAATAGGTCACGTAGACCATGGAAAGACAACATTGACAGCAGCTATAAC
It encodes:
- a CDS encoding GTP-binding protein; the protein is MSKEKYVRTKPHINIGTIGHVDHGKTTLTAAIT